The following coding sequences lie in one Eremothecium sinecaudum strain ATCC 58844 chromosome IV, complete sequence genomic window:
- a CDS encoding pyridoxal 5'-phosphate synthase subunit PdxS (Syntenic homolog of Ashbya gossypii ABR122C; Non-syntenic homolog of Saccharomyces cerevisiae YFL059W (SNZ3), YNL333W (SNZ2) and YMR096W (SNZ1)) has translation MTANDFRIKAGLAQMLKGGVIMDVVTPEQAIIAERAGACAVMALEQIPADMRKSGKVCRMSDPKMIRSIMESVSIPVMAKVRIGHTVEARILETLEVDYIDESEVLTPADMSHHIKKNDFKVPFVCGAKNLGEALRRINEGAAFIRSKGEAGTGDVSEAVKHIRLIYEDIAWCKENLKTDEQFEAHAKELRVPVELVKEVVELGRLPVVTFAAGGVATPADAALLMELGCEGIFVGSGIFKSSNPEKLARAIVQATTHYNSPQVLLDVSSDLGTMMSGVSIDSIKKENGTRLAEVGW, from the coding sequence ATGACTGCAAATGATTTTAGAATTAAGGCTGGTTTAGCCCAAATGTTGAAGGGTGGTGTTATTATGGATGTTGTTACTCCAGAACAAGCCATTATCGCTGAACGTGCAGGTGCGTGTGCAGTGATGGCTTTGGAACAAATTCCTGCCGACATGAGAAAATCTGGTAAAGTTTGCAGAATGTCAGACCCAAAGATGATTCGTTCTATCATGGAAAGTGTCTCCATTCCTGTCATGGCCAAGGTTAGAATTGGTCACACTGTCGAAGCCAGAATTTTAGAGACTTTAGAAGTTGACTATATTGATGAAAGTGAGGTTTTGACTCCGGCTGACATGTCCCACCATATCAAGAAAAACGATTTCAAAGTCCCATTCGTTTGTGGTGCCAAGAACTTGGGTGAAGCCTTGAGAAGAATCAACGAAGGTGCTGCTTTCATCCGCTCAAAGGGTGAGGCCGGTACTGGTGATGTCAGTGAAGCTGTTAAGCACATCAGATTGATCTACGAAGACATTGCTTGGTGTAAGGAGAACTTGAAGACTGATGAACAATTCGAGGCCCATGCTAAGGAACTACGTGTGCCAGTTGAGCTCGTAAAGGAAGTTGTTGAACTAGGAAGACTACCAGTTGTTACTTTTGCTGCTGGTGGTGTTGCTACCCCAGCCGATGCTGCCTTGTTGATGGAGTTGGGTTGCGAGGGTATCTTCGTTGGTTCCGGTATTTTCAAGTCCTCCAACCCTGAAAAATTAGCTCGTGCAATTGTACAAGCTACCACACACTACAACTCCCCACAAGTTTTGTTGGATGTTTCTTCTGACCTTGGTACCATGATGTCTGGTGTTTCGATTGACTCAATCAAGAAGGAAAATGGTACCAGATTAGCCGAAGTTGGTTGGTAA
- a CDS encoding pyridoxal 5'-phosphate synthase subunit PdxT (Syntenic homolog of Ashbya gossypii ABR123W; Non-syntenic homolog of Saccharomyces cerevisiae YFL060C (SNO3), YNL334C (SNO2) and YMR095C (SNO1)), with protein sequence MKKVIGVLALQGAYLEHIVCLKNSILKHGFDVEVVEVRTPEELQRCDSLVIPGGESTAISQIAERTGMYQHLYDFVHSKDKSVWGTCAGLIFLANEVKNQAELLKPLRVLDVVVERNAFGRQAQSFVTDCDFSSFWDLGEAFSTVFIRAPVISKINSEKVQLLHKLETKSGQSLVVAVRQDNILGTSFHPELGSDLRFHEWYIREFVLKDH encoded by the coding sequence ATGAAAAAAGTTATTGGAGTCCTAGCACTACAAGGCGCTTACCTTGAACACATTGTTTGCCTCAAAAATTCTATTCTAAAGCATGGGTTTGACGTTGAAGTTGTCGAAGTGAGAACCCCAGAGGAATTACAGAGATGTGATTCACTAGTGATCCCAGGAGGTGAATCAACAGCAATCTCTCAGATTGCCGAGCGCACTGGCATGTACCAGCACTTGTATGACTTTGTACACTCTAAAGATAAGTCAGTGTGGGGTACCTGTGCTGGCTTAATATTTCTTGCAAATGAAGTGAAGAACCAAGCAGAACTTTTGAAACCGTTGCGGGTATTAGATGTCGTCGTTGAAAGAAATGCGTTCGGGAGACAAGCGCAATCTTTTGTGACAGATTGCGACTTTTCGTCCTTCTGGGATCTTGGAGAAGCATTTTCTACTGTTTTCATTAGGGCACCTGTAATCAGCAAGATCAATAGTGAAAAGGTACAGCTTTTACACAAGCTTGAAACAAAATCAGGACAGAGTTTGGTAGTTGCTGTAAGGCAGGATAATATTCTGGGGACGTCATTCCACCCTGAGTTAGGATCTGACCTCAGGTTTCACGA